In Maridesulfovibrio frigidus DSM 17176, a genomic segment contains:
- a CDS encoding MBL fold metallo-hydrolase, producing the protein MKVCIWGARGSLPATYNADRARAKVKAALEIAVARGVDSSTDIDSFIDNELPFSVRGSYGTNTPCIQIGTTGDDYLICDCGTGLRDLGNVIMAERAGRTGAHIHILISHLHWDHLQGFPFFIPAYMKGNKISFYGGHPTLEKAFRNQQSAPFFPVKFDQLAADIDFTRLRSGQQFEIAGINIKVKAQYHPGGSYGYRFEKDGKSAVYSTDCEHKSATALADTGFVEFFKDADLLIMDAQYSFAEANSIKEDWGHSNNIIAVELSGYAGVKTLCLFHQEPVLDDFQLDKFLQDTRAYAELAERKPDNIIMAQDGLCINL; encoded by the coding sequence ATGAAAGTTTGTATATGGGGAGCTAGAGGCTCTCTACCTGCCACATATAATGCTGACAGAGCTAGAGCGAAAGTTAAAGCTGCGCTTGAGATAGCTGTTGCTCGCGGCGTAGATTCGTCTACCGATATCGATTCATTCATTGACAATGAACTACCTTTTTCCGTGCGTGGTTCATACGGCACGAATACTCCTTGTATTCAGATCGGAACCACTGGAGATGATTATCTTATTTGCGATTGTGGAACTGGACTCCGTGATCTGGGTAACGTAATCATGGCGGAGCGCGCAGGTAGGACAGGCGCTCATATCCATATTCTAATTTCGCACCTTCATTGGGACCATTTGCAAGGGTTTCCATTTTTTATTCCCGCATATATGAAGGGAAACAAAATTTCGTTTTACGGTGGACACCCCACTCTTGAAAAAGCTTTCCGCAATCAGCAGAGCGCCCCTTTCTTTCCTGTTAAGTTTGATCAATTGGCCGCAGATATTGATTTTACACGCCTTAGAAGTGGTCAGCAATTTGAAATTGCAGGCATTAATATTAAGGTAAAAGCTCAGTATCATCCGGGTGGATCATACGGTTATCGATTTGAGAAAGACGGTAAATCAGCCGTTTATTCAACTGATTGTGAACATAAAAGTGCAACCGCGCTTGCTGATACCGGATTTGTAGAATTCTTTAAAGATGCGGATCTATTAATAATGGATGCTCAGTATTCATTTGCTGAGGCTAATTCCATTAAAGAAGATTGGGGCCATTCCAATAATATTATCGCGGTAGAGTTGTCTGGCTATGCCGGAGTCAAAACTCTATGTCTGTTTCATCAGGAACCTGTGCTTGATGATTTTCAGTTGGATAAATTTCTCCAAGATACAAGGGCCTACGCTGAGCTGGCTGAACGTAAACCTGATAATATAATAATGGCCCAAGATGGCCTTTGTATAAATCTCTGA
- a CDS encoding Maf family protein, whose product MKIYETLSPLTLGSGSPRRDELLSSVGLKFKISPATCEEPSAEPGQLPEDYAIEMALMKARNVAKSCPGTLVIGADTIVARDLDILGKPRDRNNAVEMIKSLCGRSHKVITGCALISKNGDEISYAVTTDVEFINCDIAAIRAYVATGEPDDKAGAYAIQGQGAFLVKGICGSYTNVVGLPLARIMESLISLKAVCPISTE is encoded by the coding sequence ATGAAAATATATGAAACTCTTAGCCCGTTGACGCTAGGGTCTGGTTCACCGCGAAGGGATGAACTACTAAGTTCTGTAGGTTTGAAATTTAAAATCAGTCCTGCTACATGCGAAGAACCCTCCGCTGAACCAGGACAATTACCTGAAGACTATGCAATTGAAATGGCTCTGATGAAAGCACGGAACGTTGCGAAGTCATGCCCGGGCACCCTTGTAATCGGTGCAGACACAATTGTCGCTAGAGATTTAGATATCCTAGGTAAACCACGCGATCGAAATAATGCAGTTGAAATGATAAAAAGCCTCTGCGGAAGATCCCACAAAGTCATTACAGGCTGCGCTCTAATTTCTAAAAATGGCGATGAAATAAGCTACGCAGTTACGACGGATGTTGAATTTATCAACTGTGACATAGCCGCAATTAGAGCCTATGTGGCAACCGGAGAACCTGATGATAAAGCCGGAGCTTATGCAATTCAGGGACAGGGAGCCTTTTTAGTTAAGGGGATATGTGGATCTTACACGAATGTCGTAGGACTACCTTTAGCACGCATAATGGAATCTTTGATTTCACTAAAAGCTGTCTGCCCGATCAGCACTGAATAA
- a CDS encoding sensor domain-containing protein produces MPQNKKDIDPHRSVNESELFTRKVSGHPDILKLFLDSADHVVTIKDTSLRYVTVNKSFLNYGDFKCLDQIVGKTTQEVYHGKAIPEKISLVDHYDKLALKLPKGEHIAFEVALPNQNGEVFTFLAKRFPIFSASNKLVGVGAIAADITERKIIEHELERVREELKEHNIVQEKTLHDANENLQFMNHVFKNTLDGVIITDATGAALQINPSFTEITGYTFDEIVGENPRILKSDYHDDSFYQEMWKSLLKTGKWDGELWNRRKNGEIYPQRLSISAIYDSDGIITHYVGVNNDVSELKRKEEKINFYAYHDALTNLPNRRLFSDRLRTEIVKCAKNGCQLALLYIDFDDFKKVNDSLGYSVGDELLKVFTERIKETISQSDLFARIGSDEFAIGLVNYDSINSLMSLSRKIKGLFLDPFKIQNHDIFLNASIGISTYPDDADTPELLLQHADTAMHQMKLENGNGGEVRFYTTEMQVRAQNKIDMESAIRKGLANGEFVPFYQAKINSITGKIYGMEALARWVKKDGEIIPPNQFIDIAENLNLIGDIDNQILQIALRDMETWEKAGHDGLIVSVNVSAKELEDLYFTSKIISALSAHKVNHNQLEIEITESLIMKNVEKKISLLNILNSTGIQIAIDDFGTGYSSLSYLKTLPIHTLKIDRSFINDISDDENDMAIVSAIISMASKMGLEVIAEGVEQENQITLLRNEGCNLIQGFYYTKPLPKSDFLTYLNDQNS; encoded by the coding sequence ATGCCACAAAATAAAAAAGACATAGATCCACACAGAAGTGTTAATGAATCAGAGCTATTCACTAGAAAAGTTTCCGGTCATCCAGACATTCTAAAGCTTTTTCTAGATAGCGCGGATCATGTGGTGACGATTAAAGACACTTCACTCAGATATGTTACTGTAAATAAGTCTTTTTTGAATTACGGCGACTTTAAATGCCTTGATCAGATAGTAGGTAAAACCACTCAAGAAGTTTACCATGGCAAGGCTATCCCTGAAAAAATTTCCCTAGTCGACCACTATGACAAACTAGCCCTGAAGCTTCCCAAGGGAGAACATATTGCTTTTGAAGTGGCTTTGCCTAATCAGAATGGAGAAGTTTTTACATTTCTAGCAAAAAGATTCCCTATATTCAGTGCCAGCAACAAACTGGTCGGAGTTGGCGCTATTGCAGCGGATATCACAGAGAGAAAAATCATTGAGCACGAGCTAGAAAGGGTGCGCGAAGAGCTCAAAGAGCATAATATAGTTCAAGAAAAGACTCTGCACGATGCCAATGAAAATTTACAGTTTATGAACCATGTATTTAAAAATACACTAGACGGTGTCATAATCACCGATGCAACGGGCGCAGCGCTACAGATCAACCCTTCCTTCACAGAGATCACCGGCTACACTTTTGATGAAATAGTTGGTGAAAATCCGCGCATATTAAAATCCGATTATCACGACGATTCTTTCTATCAAGAGATGTGGAAATCTTTGCTGAAAACAGGCAAATGGGATGGAGAACTCTGGAACAGACGTAAAAATGGCGAAATATACCCACAACGGCTCAGCATAAGTGCTATTTATGATTCCGATGGGATCATAACTCATTACGTAGGTGTAAATAACGATGTGAGCGAACTTAAGCGCAAAGAGGAAAAAATAAATTTCTACGCCTACCATGATGCTCTGACAAACCTCCCTAACCGTAGGCTTTTTTCAGACAGACTTAGAACAGAGATCGTTAAATGCGCAAAAAATGGATGCCAGCTAGCGCTATTATACATTGATTTTGATGATTTTAAAAAAGTTAATGATTCCTTAGGTTACTCTGTCGGCGATGAACTCCTTAAAGTTTTTACTGAGAGAATTAAAGAAACAATCAGCCAGTCAGACCTTTTCGCAAGAATTGGAAGCGACGAATTTGCGATAGGCTTGGTGAACTACGATAGTATTAATTCACTGATGTCTTTATCCAGAAAAATTAAAGGGCTATTCTTAGATCCTTTTAAAATTCAAAACCACGATATTTTCTTGAATGCCAGCATTGGAATTTCGACTTACCCTGATGATGCTGACACCCCGGAATTACTTCTGCAGCATGCTGACACAGCTATGCATCAAATGAAATTAGAAAACGGAAACGGAGGGGAAGTCCGATTTTACACAACCGAAATGCAAGTTCGGGCGCAGAATAAAATTGACATGGAATCTGCAATCCGCAAAGGGTTAGCGAATGGAGAGTTTGTACCTTTTTATCAGGCCAAAATAAATTCCATAACTGGCAAAATTTATGGAATGGAAGCACTTGCGCGCTGGGTAAAAAAAGATGGTGAAATTATTCCGCCAAACCAATTCATAGATATTGCCGAAAACCTTAACCTAATTGGCGACATCGATAATCAAATTTTACAAATAGCCCTTCGCGACATGGAAACATGGGAAAAAGCAGGACACGATGGTTTAATAGTTTCAGTTAATGTTTCAGCAAAAGAGCTTGAAGATCTCTATTTCACAAGCAAAATTATAAGTGCCCTTAGCGCGCATAAAGTGAATCATAATCAGCTTGAAATTGAAATAACTGAGTCACTTATCATGAAAAATGTAGAGAAGAAGATATCCCTTTTAAACATCTTAAACTCAACCGGAATACAAATTGCCATTGATGATTTCGGTACAGGCTACTCTTCACTCAGCTACCTGAAAACTCTCCCAATCCACACCCTCAAAATTGATAGATCATTTATAAACGACATTTCAGATGATGAAAATGATATGGCTATAGTTTCTGCAATAATCAGCATGGCAAGCAAGATGGGTCTTGAAGTTATTGCTGAAGGTGTTGAGCAGGAAAATCAGATAACATTACTTCGAAACGAAGGGTGTAATCTAATACAGGGTTTTTACTATACAAAACCCCTGCCCAAAAGCGACTTTCTGACTTATTTGAATGATCAAAACAGCTAA